The following nucleotide sequence is from Myxococcaceae bacterium JPH2.
CTCCTGGGCAGCGCCTCGCTGGCGGTGGGGACGTTTGGCTCCGCGCTGTCTCGCAACCAGCTCATGGCGGCGATCACCTCCGCGGTGATGTTGGTGGCGCTCATCCTGTGTTGGCTGTTGGCGCGCATCACCGAGCAGCCGCTGTCGGAGGTCTTCAGCGCCTTGTCGCTCTGGAATCAGCACTTCCCTCCGTTCCAGTCCGGACTCATCCACACGCGTGACGTCGCCTACTACCTCGTCGTCACCTACGTGGCGCTGTTCGCGGCCACGCGGGTGGTCGAGGCGCGGAGGTGGCGATGAGCGCGCGCAAGGCTTCCTCGGGCCTGCCCGTGACGTGGGCCTATGTCGTGGGACTGCTGCTCGTCTTCGTGGGCGAGCGCATCGTGGGGGCGGGCTCCGCGCGGTGGGGCCTCTCCTGCGTGGGGGCCGCGCTGGCGTTGGGGGCCGGGGCCTGGCGCTTCGCGCGACTGCGCGCCGCTCAGGGCGAGCGCCGCACCCTCGAGTCGTGGGTGCTGGGCCTCTACGGCGTGGGGCTCCTGGCGCTGGTGCTCTACTTCTTCCAGTCCGACGTGGGGGCCTCGCTCCTGGGCGAGCCGCTGTCTCGTCGCGCGCCTCGGCTGGCCGTGGTGCTGGCCGCGATCCATCCCGCGCTGAGCGTCTGCGCGTTGGTGCCGCTGGCGCTGGTGGAGCTGGCGGCCGCGGCGATGGCGCGTGCACCGGTGCCGGAGACGGGCCGCGTGCGCGGTGCGCTGTTCTCCGGGCTGGGGCTGTCCTTCGTGCTCGTGTTTGCCTTTGCGGCCATGTACGTGGCGACGCAGGCGGATGTCACCTGGGACCTGTCGTACTTCCGCACCGCGCGCCCGGGCGAGTCCACGCGCAAGCTGATGCGCGGCCTCAACGAGCCTCTCCAGGTGACGATGTTCTTCCCACCCGCCAACGACGTGGGTGAGGCGGTGCGGCAGTACTTCCGCGACCTCGCGCCCGAGAGTCCGCAGCTCCAGCTGGAGCGGCTGGACCAGGCGGTGGACCCCGCGAAGGCGAAGGCGCTGGGGGTCTTCAACAACGGCTCCGTGGTGCTGGCGCGGGGAGAGCGCCGCGAGCTCCTGACGCTGGGGCTGGAGCTGGAGCGCGCGCGTGGACAGCTCCAGAAGTTGGACCAGGAGGTCCAGCGGCGGCTGCTCGCGGTGGCGCGTCCGCGTCGCGTGGCCTACTTCACGGCGGGCCACGGCGAGCGCGCCGACACGCGCCCGGTGCAGGGCGAGACGCCGCGCCCCTCCGTGTCGCAGCTCAAGGAAGTGCTGCGCGCGCAGAACGTGGATGTGCGACCGCTGTCGGTGGTGGAGGGGCTGGGCTCCGAGGTGCCTCGCGACGCCTCGGTGGTGGCGGTGATGGGCGCGGCGAAGGACTTCATGCCCGAGGAGCTGAAGGCCCTGCGCGATTACTGGGAGCGCGGCGGTCGGCTGTGGCTGGCGTTGGAGCCGGATGGCGCCGACTTCCAGCCGCTGCTGGCGGCGCTGGGGCTCAAGTCCGAGCGCACGCAGTTGGCGAATGATCAGGTGTACTTCCGCACCGCGCAGCAGGTGAGCGACCGAGGCAACCTGGGCACGGCGAGCTTCTCGTCGCATCCCTCGGTGTCGTCGCTGTCCGCCATGGGCGGGCAGGCGCCGGTGGCGATGATGGGCGCGGGCGTTCTGGACGTGCTGTCGCCGCTGCCCGCGGGGCTCTCGCTGGACGTGAGCGTGCGCGCGCACGGCGCCACCTTCGCGGACACCAACGGTGACTTCACGCCAGACCCGGGCGAGGCGCGGCGCCCCTGGCCGCTGGTGGTGGCGGTGGAGAAGCCGGCCTCGGGAACGGTGAAGGAAGCGGCGCGCGCGGTGGTCATGGCGGACGCGGACGCGCTGGTCGACGGCGTGCTCACCAACCGAGGCAATGCCTATCTCGCGGTGGACACGCTGCGCTGGCTCACGGGCGAGGAGGCCCTCTCCGGCGCGACGTCCTCCGAGGAAGACCTGCCGCTGCAGCACACGCGGGACCAGGACGTGGCGTGGTTCTACGTGACCGTCTTCCTGGTGCCCGCCGCGGCGATGGCGGTGGGCTTCGGGGTGACGCGGCGTCGAGGGCGGCGTGCGCCGCGCGCGACCGAGGCCTCGGCGGGAGGTGCGCGATGAAGGCAGCAGGCGTGGCCCTGCAAGGGGCCCTGGCGGTCGCGGCGCTCGTGGCCGCCTTCTTCGTGTGGCAGCGCGAACCCGAGGGCACTCCCGGCGAGGTGACGGTGCTGGACGTGCCCGCGCGCTCGCTCGACCTCCTCCGCTACGAGGACGAGGCTCGCTTCGTGGAGCTGTATCGGGACGGGACCGACCGGGACGCGTTCTGGTTGCGGTTGGGCACCAAGCCGCCCAAGCCCATCCCGGGCATCGACGCCGCGGCAGATGGTGGTGTGGCGGCGACTCCGCCCAAGCCCGCGGAGCCCCTGCTTCCCCCGCGCGAGCTGCGCGCCAACGACGTGGCGGTGAAGCTCTTTGGTCGGTTCGCGCCCCTGCGCGCGCAGCGCTCGCTCGGGGACCTGGACGCGAAGAAGCTGGAGGAGGTCGGGCTCACGCACAGCGAGCGCAAGCTGACGCTGACCCTGGGCGGCAAGCCCGAGGTCTTCGCGCTCGCCTCGCCCGCGGGGGGCTGGGGGACGCCGTACCTGCGCCGTGAGTCGGACGGCCGCGTGTTCCTCCTCGGCCCATCGCTCTTGCCAGACCTGGACGCGGCGGCCAGTCGGTTGGTGGATCGGCGGCTGCACACCTTCGAGGCGGGCGAGTTCGACCGCGTGGTCGTCACCACGGGCGGGGTGTCGCGCGCATACCGGGCCTCGGGGATGGCCGGTGGGACGGTGCGGCTGTCGCCGGTGGAGGCGCCGGACACGCCCGATGAGTTCGCGCGCAACTGGCATGACCGCGTGTGGCGCATGGTGCCCTTGGACTTCCTGGGGCGCGGCGAGTCGCCGACGACGGGCGAGCCCCAGCCTCAGTTCCGCGTGACGTACCAGCGAGGCGAGCGCGTCCTGGGCGAGCTGACGGTGGCGCGCACGCCGGATGGCACGTACTACGCGAAGACCGAGCACGCGCCAGGCTGGGCCCGTCTGCAAGCGGGCATCGAGCCCTGGGTGCAAGAGGCCGCGAAGGTGAGCGCGGCGGGTGTCCACTGAGCGCGGACCTCAGTCCACGTCGAGCCGTCGCTGCACGAAGCTGTAGGGCGGCCAGGGCCCGGTGAGGCGGAACGCATAGGCCTCCGTGCGCGTGGCCAGCGCGCGCACGCGGGCCTCGAAGGTCGCCAGCTCCTCTCGGTCCACCAGGAACGATGCGTTGAGGAGCATGTGTTCGCCGAGCGGCGGATCCTCGCGCAGGGACGCGGCCAGGGGACGCAGGTCCGCAATCACCGTGGCCATGTCTCGCGTGGCGCGTTCGGACACCGCGGCCTCGAGCCGGGCCGCGTGCGCGCCCTCGGGCTCCGCGGGATGTCGCGCGAGCGCTGGTGCTTCCATCTCCACCTGACGGGCGAGGTGCTCGCGGTGGCAGCGCACCTTGAGGCCCAGCTCCAGCCGGCCGTGGATCATCTCCAGCGCGCGTGACAGGGGCTCACGCGCCGCGCGCAGCACCTCGCGCACGCGTGAGAGCGAGGGCAACACCGTGCCGAACGCCACGGGCAAGAGGGTGTGGTCGCGCAGCACGGCCTCGGTGACGCGCTGGTGCACCAGCAAGTGCGTGCGCGTGGGCGCGATGCGCGGGCCCGGTGACTCGGACACCAACGCGGCCATGCCCGCTTCGTGCACGGTGCGCACGGACGCGGGCGGCGCCCCCAGGCCGATGCGTCCCAGGTCGAGCGGAGCGCTGGCGCGCAGGATGCCGTAGACGTACTGCGGGCACTCTCCTTGGGCGGCGTCCTCCTCGGTCGCGGGGTCGATTCCCATGAGGCGCTCGCCACTCAGCCGACTTGCACGCGGGCCCGTGTGGCCAGCACGCGCCGGACCTCGTCCACCAGCGCGTCCGGCAGACAGGGCTTGGTGACGAAGGCATCGCAGCCCGCGCCGCGCGCTTCGTCGGACTGGCCTGTCATCGCGTGACCGGTGAGCGCCACCACGGGGATGGTCTGCGTGCGCGTGTCCTGCTTCAGCCGCCGCGTGGCCTCCCACCCGTCGATGATGGGCAGCGACAGGTCCATGAGGATGACGTCCGGCAGCAGCTCGAACGCCTTGTCCAGCGCCTCCTGGCCGTTCTTCGCCTCGGCCACGCGGAACCCGGAGTACTCGAGGTACTCCGCGTACATCTCGCGCGCGTCCTCGTAGTCGTCGACGACCAGGACGAGGGGTTTGGGGGGAGCGGTGGGGAGGGTCATGTCCGTCTCGCACGTCGGGGGAAGTGCAGGGTGAAGGTCGAGCCGTGGCCTGGAGCGCTCTGGAGGGTGACGCGCCCTCCCAGCATGGTGGCCAGGCGCCGACAGATGGAGAGCCCCAGGCCCGTTCCTCCGTAGGCGCGCGTGGGGGAGCTGTCCACCTGCTGGAAGTCCTCGAAGATCTTCTCCTGATAGGCGGGGTCGATTCCAATCCCCGTGTCCACCACGGCGATGGCGAACGCGTCCACCTGCGCGGTGTATTCGGCCGTGACTTGCACCGAGCCCTCGTGCGTGAACTTCAGCGCGTTGGACAACAGGTTGAGGACGATCTGCTTCACCTTCTGCCTGTCACTGTGCACGGGCAACAAGCCCGAGCCCAGGTGCGTGCCCACCGTCAGGTGACTGCGCGCGATGATGGGGTCCATCTCCGCCGTCACTTCCTGCAGCAGCTCGGGGAGGCCGAAGTCCGACAGGTGCAGTGGCATGCGCCCCGCTTCGATGCGGGTGATGTCGAGAATCTCGTTGATGACCTCCAGCAGGTGCCGCCCGTTGGAATCGATGCGGGTGAGGTTGCGCTTCTGGGAGGAGGACAGGTCGCCCGAGACGCCCTGCAGCAGCATGTTGGTGTAGCCGAGGATGGCGTTGAGGGGCGTGCGGAACTCGTGCGACATGTTGGCCAGGAACTGCGACTTGGCCGCGCTCGCTTGCTCCAACTGGATGGCCTGGCGCCGCAGCTTCTCGTTCTGCTCGGCCAGCTCCGCGGTGGCCACCTGCACGCGCGCCTCCAACTGCGTGGACACATCCTTCAGGCGCTCCAGCAGGCGCGCCTTCTCCAGCGCCTCGGTGCGGTCCTGAAAGAGGGTGACCACGCCCGTCAGTTCGCCGCTGTCGCCGAGCACCTTGCTGGCCACGGCCTCCATGGGGAGCGTGGCGCCCGCGGCGGGATCCACCAGGATGAGCTGCCCACGACAGCGCAGCGTGGTGCCCCCGCCCAGGAGTCCGGAGAGGAACGCGGAGAACTGCGCGTCGTTGGCGCGGACGCGTCGTTGGGCGGCCTCGCCCGCGTCCGGGGGCAGGGCGAAGAGCTTCTCCGCCGGGTCGTTCATCATCACCGTGCCGCCCGCTGGATCCGTCAGGATGATGGGGTCCGCCACCGAGTCGAGCACGCGGTCCAATCGATGACGCTCGCTGCGGGCCTCTCGCTCGGTGGCGCGCAGGCGGCGGTAGCTCTCGCCCAGCGCCTGGGTGGCGCGCCCCAGGTCCGTCACGTTGCGCAGCACACTCACCATCGCCTCTCGACCATCTGGACCGCGCACGGGCGTGCTGACCAGCTCGAAGTGCAGGTCCGTGCCCTCCACGGGATCCACCAGGGGCACCTCGCGGCGGCGCACCGCGTCCGCGCCCGCGCCCGCCACCAAGGCCGCGGCGAACACGCGCTGGTTCAGCTGCACCGCGCGGCGACGACCTGGACGTGAATCGGGTGCCACCACGAGCAGCATCTCGGCGCGCGCGTTGGCCAGGTGCGGCTGTCCCTCCATGTCCGTGAGCAGGATGGGGTCCGCCACCGAGTCGATGATGCGGCGCAACAGCCCATCCGGCTCCCACAGCCGCGCGGGCGGCCCGCCGCCGCCGAGGAGCTGACGCGCGAGCTGCGGCCCCAGGCATGACGCCAACCACGGCACATCGGGCGGCAGCATCTCCGTGGGGGACGTCACCACGAGCAGCCCCACGGTGTGCCCGCCCGCGCGCGCCAGCAGGGGCACGGTGAAGAAGCCGCCGCCCTGCGAGGGGGGCAGCAGCGACTGGAGTCCAGGCGCCAGTCCGCGCGTGGCGGCGGGACCCATGGGGACGCTGAGCGCGAACGCGCTGTGCGCCAAGGCGTGGACGAGCGCGTCCTGCTGCGCGGGAAGGAGTCCATGAGCGGCCAGGCACAGCGGCCCGCCATCCGGCGAGTCGAGCGACAGGCACGCCACGGGGGACAGGTGGGCCTGATGGACGAGCCACTCCACCGACGCCTCGGCGCACGCCTGCGCCCCGTCGCACGTCAGCAGCCGCTCGGCGAGCGACAGCCGCGCCGGAGCGTCCGGAGGCACGACGGATGGCAGCGGGGCAGGGGCGGCCACGGCCTTACGCTCCGGGGACCGGGTCGAGCGGGTGGTGGCCTCGGGCGTCAGGTCCAGACGTGTGGCGCGCATCCCCGCCCGGCGCTTCCACGTGGCGCGCGCCCGGGGCGGGCTCCCACGACGCTCCCGGGTCGAGCCGCAGCCCCCGGTCCAGCACGCGATCCAGCACGTCAACGAGGCTGGCGCTTCCGGTGGTTCGTTCCACGGCCATCCGTGTGCGCTCCTGGGCTCCCGGGGGGCGCGGACCCGGCCCGTCACTCTTCTAGCGCGAGGGCCACCGCCGCCCCAGAGCGGCCCGTTCGCCTGCCGCGACTTGCGAACACCGTGGGCTCGCCACTGTTGGCTCTCGCACACGCCCGGCGCGCCGCGCGTGGACGGGATTTCATTGGACCCACGCCGGGCCGAGGGCAGCATGGGGCGCCCATGCCTCGCCTCGCGAAGTCGTCCTCCGTCCCGCTCCTCCCTGATGCCTGGTCTCCCGCCGCTCGCCGCGCGCTCGTGAAGGCGGATCCCGTGATGGGGGCGCTGATGAAGAAAGTGGGCCCCCTGCGGCTGGAACTCAGCCCGCTGCACAGCCCCTTCGAGGCGCTGGCGCGCGCCATCGTCTACCAGCAGTTGCATGCCCGAGCCGCGTCCACCATCTTCGGCCGCGTGTGCGAGCGCGTGGGCCACGGCAAGGCCTTCACGCCGGAGAAGGTGCTGGCCACGCCGGAGACGGCGCTGCGCGAGGCGGGCCTGTCCGCCAACAAGCTGGCCGCGCTGCTGGACCTGGCGCGCAAGACGCAGGATGGCACCGTGCCGCCCCTGGCCCGCGTGCGGCGCATGTCCGACGCGGACCTGGTGGAGCACTTCACCCAGGTGCGAGGCATTGGCCCGTGGACGGTGGAGATGCTGCTCATCTTCCGCCTGGGGCGCCCGGACGTGCTGCCGGTGGATGACTACGGCGTGCGCAAGGGCTTCATGCTCGCGTACCAGCAGGACGAGATGCCCAAACCCAAGGCCCTGCTGGAGTTCGGCGAGCGCTGGCGTCCGTGGCGCACCGTGGCGAGCTGGTACCTCTGGCGCGCCACGGAGCTGCCTCCGGACTCCTTCAAGTGAGGCGAGGGCTCAGTCGGAGGCCGTCGTCACGCGCACGAAGCGGATGTAGCGCCGGTCCGTGCTGACCGCCGCGATGACATAGCCCTGCGCCCAGCCGCCATCCAGCTCGGACACGAAGCCGGAGATGTAGAGGCGGTTGCTGTTGCGGGAGATCTGCGTGATGTACGCCACCGCGCCGTCCACGTCGTCCGCGGTGGGCATCTGCTGGAACAGGACCTGTCCGCGCAGCGTGGTGACCAGGTCGGCGAGCGTGATGGGATAGAAGTCATCCGACTGCTCGTAGGCGCGCGGATACGCCACGGCGAAGTACGCGTCCTTGAGGGTCTCGTTGTTGGCCACGCCCTGCCCGTTGGGGATGTAGCCCTCCGCGATGCGCGAGGCCCCCGCCAGCGGCCCCGCCGAGCCGTACAGCGTCGCGGTGCTCGTGGTGACGAGCGTCACGCCCTGCGGCGCCACCGGGCCCGCGTCGTACAGCTCGTAGAAGTCCCCAAGGTACTTGATGGCCGGGCCGTTGATGCCCGTCTTCCACGTGGAGTCCGCCAGCTTCGTGCCCAGGTAGGTGTGCTCGGCGGCATCCACCACGTGGTCATCGTTCTGGAACGCGCTCAGCGCCGCCGTCATCTCGGCGCGGGTGATGGAGGTGCCGCCCGGGCTGGCCGCGGTGCGGGCCGTGGCGACCTGCGCCTCGAAGGCCGGCACGGACACGCTCACGCCTGCCAGGGCCACGGGTGAGGCCAGCAGCACCGCGCTGGCGACGAGAGAACTCAGAGTCTGGCGCTTCATGTCGGGACCTCGTGCATTCCGAGCCCAGGAGAGCCCGGGAGGGTGGTAATTCACCCCAAGCTCTAGCACGAGATTATTGCGGGAAATCCGTCAAAACTCGGTGCCGGCTCCACTGCTCCTCGGCTGGGGCGTGGGGGCGGGAGTGGGCGCCAGTGGCGCGGAGCGGCGCAGGGGCGCTAGCAGGGCGAGGAAGCCCACGGAGAGCCCGAGCCCGAGCATGAACACGCTCGCGTAGCCCCAGCCGCCGTGGTGGGCATCCGCGAGCCAGCCTCCGAGGAAGCCGGCCACGCCCTTGCCGGCGGTCTCCACGCTGGCCAGCAGCGTGTAGTGCGTGGCGCCGATGAGCGGATCCACGCGCGACATCATGAAGGCGAACATCGCGGTGGTGAGGGCGCCGCCGAAGAACTCCTCGGCCAGGGTGACGGCGATGACGTTCGTGTCGGTGACGCCGGAGTGCGCCAGCAGCCAGCGCCCCGCGAGCGGCACCAGCCGCAGCGTGCCGGTGATTGCCACCGCCTTGAGCAGGGGCACGCGCGAGGCGAGCAGTCCTCCCGCCACGGAGCCGATGAGCGACGCCCCGATGCCCCACGTTCCCACCAGGAGGCCGATCTGCGCGGGCACGTAGCCGGAGTCGACGAGGAAGGACTTGTAGATGACGTCCGACATCGTCTCGCCCAGCTTGTACGTGAGGACGAACAGCAGCAGCCAGCCGGTGCCGGGCATGCGCAGGGCGTGGACGATTTCACCGCGCACCTCGCGCCAGGTGCGCTTGGCTCCCAACGGCACGCCCGTGCTTCGCGGCGGTGGCTCCCGGAAGGCGGCGACCCAGCCGAACACCGCCAGGCACAACCCGGCCATCGCGAGGAAGAGGCCCGACCAGCCGATGTGCGCGCTCGCCCAGACGAGCAGCCCGCCCCCGGTCATCATCCCCAGCTTGTAGCCCACCACCTGCGCGGCGTTGCCGAGCCCCAGTTCCTCCGGTTCGAGCGTGTCCACCGCGAAGCCGTCCACCGCGATGTCCTGCGTGGCGGCGAAGAGGTTCATGAGGAAGATGCAGCCAAACAGGAGCGGCAGCGAGCCCACGTCCACGGCCAGCGAGGCGCACACGCACGCGCTCGCGAGCAAGGCCTGCATGGGGAGGATCCACGACTTCCTGCGGCCGATGCGCTCCGAGGAGTAGCGGTCCACCAGGGGCGCCCACAGCGCCTTGGCCATCCACGGAGAGGCGAGGAGGCCGAGAAAGCCAATGGCGGCCAGCGAGGCTCCGCGCGCGCGCAGGTACACGGGCAACGCGTTGACCTGGAAGCCGAAGGGCATGCCCTGCACGAAGTACAGCGCGCACAGCAGCCTCAGGCGAGACGAGGGAAGTCGCATGTCGCCCCGCAGCATAGAGCCTCTCCCGCCGTGGGGCGGCATGGCTCCTCCCGCCGCGTGGCGGCCCGGGGCCTATACTCGGCCGTTCCCTCCGTTCACGGAGCAGCCCCATGGCAGAGTCGGTTCCTGGCGCAGGTCTCATCGTGGTGACGGTCTCCTCCGAGCACGAGTTGGAGGCGGACCACGTGGACGCCATCGTGGATGTGCGCGCGACCGCGTTCTTCACGGGAGGCGCGGCGCTGACCAATGCGAAGGAGGTGCTCGCGCTGGTGCGCCGGCTGGAGGAGCTGGGCGTCTCCAAGGACGCGTTCTCGCTGGAGGCGGTGCACGCGGAGATGAACGAGGGGCTGCTCACCCGGTCGTCCTCGGCGGTGTACACGCTGCGCATCCGCCTGGACGTGCTGGAGCGCGTGGCGGACGTGCTGGCGGCGTTCACCGGCTTGAAGCAGGCCACGCTGCGCGAGCTGCGCTGGGGCTACGCGCGCGAGACGGAGGCGCGCGAGGGGTGGCTGGAGGAGCTGGCCCGCGCGGCGCTTCGCCAGGCCCGCCGCGTGGCGGATGGCCTGGGCACGCGGCTGGTGGGCACGAGCCGCTTCGCGGAGAAGGTGACGGTGGTGCAGGCGCCGGTCGCTCACGGCGCCTACGACTCTGGAGCCATCAAGTCCCGGAGCTACGGCGGCGGACGCCCGGACCTGGGCTTCACCGTGGCGCACCGCAAGCGGATGTCGGTGGAGGCCACGGTGGAGTTCCACACCGTGCCCGCCGCGTCCTGACGGCGCGGCGGCGCGGACACCGCTCAGGGCGTCTTGGTGGGGTGCTCGGCGTAGTGCATGACCATCTGCTCCAGCCGCGCGAGCGCCTTGTCGAGCGTCTCCTGGGACGGCCCGAAGGACAGGCGCACGTAGTTGCGGAACCGTGAGGTCCGCATGCGGCGCTTGCCGGGGTTCACGTCGAAGAACTCACCGGGCACGGCGATGATCTTCTTCTCCAGCGCGGCGCGGAAGAAGCCCATGCCGTCATTGAGCGGCGCGGGCAGGCCAGACACGTTGCCCCACACGTAGAACGTCCCATCCGGGGCGCGGTCCGTGCGGATGCCCAGCCGCTCCAGGCGCGAGTGGAAGCGGTCGCGCTTCTCGCGGAACACCGTGTGGATGGCGTTCGTCTCGGCCACCACGGCGTCCTCCTGGAGCAGGGGGATGGCCGCGCGCTGGAGGGGGCGGCTGCCACCGCCGTCGAGGAAGCTGCCCGCGCTCGACACGGCCTCGATGACCTGCCGTGGACCAATCGTCCACGTCATGCGCCAGCCCGGGTAGCGCCAGTTCTTGGTGAGGCCGTCGAAGATGACCACGGGGTCGCGGTTGACGTCCTCCACGTAGCGCGCGGCGCTCTCCACGGGCAGGTGGCCGGGGCGGCCCGTCCAGATGTAGTGCGAATAGAACTCGTCGATGAGCAGCGTGCAGTCCTGTTCGCGCGCCACGCCGACCCAGCGGGCCATCTCCTCGCCCTGCACCAGCTTGCCGGTGGGGTTGCACGGGTTGGAGAAGAGCAGGGCGGACAGGCCGCGTCCCTGCACCTCGCGCCGCAGGTCCTCGTGGGTGAATGCGTAGCCGCGCTCGCCCTCCAGCAGGATGGGGATGGCGGTGAAGGCCTTGAAGACATCCAGCAGCTCTTCATAGGCCGTGTAGTCGGGGAGGAAGTGGCCCAGGTTCACCGAGCCCAGGCTCGCCGCGGCGCGGGTCAGGGCCGCGCGGCCACCACCGGACAGGCACACGTTCTCCGCGCTGTACTGGCTGGGCATGCCCCGGCGGTAGAGCCGGTTGTAGAGCGACGCGATGGCCTCGCGAATCTCCCACAGGCCCGCCACGGGGGCGTACTCCTGGTCCGCCACGTCCACGGTGACGGTGTGGAGGCGGGGAGGGGCTCCGGGCAGGTCGCCGGTCTCCGGCTGTCCCTGCCCCAGGTTGCACCACTCCGGGTCTCCGGACTTGTAGCCGCGGCGGCTGGCCTCGGCGGTGACATAGATGACGCCCGTGCGTGGCACGGAGCGGAAGGCATGAAGGGTCCCGTCGTCGCTCACGGCCGCGCACGCTAGCGGACTTGGGGCCCGGGCGCTGTGACTTCCGCTGAGCCCTCCAAGAGAGAAGGGCGGCCCACCAGCCGGCGGGCCACCCCCTCGCTCAGCCTCGGCGCCTGGGACTCAGGTCTCCAGCGAGGCGCGCAGGAACCAGGCGTGCTTCTCGAACTCGGTGATGATGCCGGTGAACAGGTCCACCGTGTCCGTGTCCAGCTGGCCCTCGGCCAGCTTGCGGCTCTCGCGCAGGCCCGCGAGGTACACCTCGATGCGCTCGGCCAGGAGCTTCACGTGCTCCAGGTCGCGCGAGGTCTCCTGCGGGTACTCCGCTAGCCGGCTCGCCTTGGCCACGTGGCGGCTGGTGCCGTAGGCGCGCCCGCCCAGGGTGACGGCGCGCTCCGCGATGGAGTCATTGTGGTTGGCCAGGCTCACCGCGAACGTCTCGAACAGCGGGTGGAGCGCGGCGAACTGCGGGCCCTTGATGTTCCAGTGGGCGACCTTGATTTGCGAGTGCAGGTCGAGTCCGTCCGCGAGCCGCTCGTTGAGCGTCTGCGACAGCGCGGTGCGGGCCTGCTCGGGAAGGGGGCTCGGGCTCTTGTAGAGAGACATGGCGGGGTTTCCTTTGGCTTTCGTGAATGTGCCCGATTGGATGCACGGGGCCGGAAAAGGAAGCGCCCTTCGGTGCGAACACCGAAGGGCGCCAGGGAACAGCGCACCAGGAGGTGAGGCCTGGCGTTACGACTCCAGACCCACCGCCGCGGCGTGGACCACGGCCGCGATGCGGACCGCGTCATGCACATGGTCTTCGGTCAGGCCGCCATCCAGCACGACCTTCTCGTGAGCGCGCATGCACATCTCGCAGCCGTTGATGGCGCTGACCGCGAGGCAGACCAGCTCGAAGTCCACCTTGTTCGTCAGCACCTGCGCGAGCCGGTTCATCCGCAGTCCCGCACGCTTGCTCGAGTAGGACTCCTTCCCGATCATGTGGCGGAACCGGTAGTAGACGTTGTTCATCGCCATCAGCGAGGCCGCGGCGCGCGCATCCTCGATGACGGGCTCCGGGTTCGTGAGGGCCTTCTTCGCCTCTTCGAGCAGGGCTTCCTTCAGCCGATCATTCCGAGCGGCGAAGGCGCATGCGACGGCCACGCCCCAGCGCTGCTCGGGCGTCAGGCTGCCCCCCTCCAGTACTGCGGAGAGGTTGAGGCGGGTGTCCTTGTGGGCGTCCGCGAGTTCGCCGCGGACGACTTCGAGCGAAGCCATGATGGATTACCCCGCCTTCATCTTCTGGGTCAGGGTCTCCTGGCCCTTCTCCCAGTTGCACGGGCACAGCTCGTCCGTCTGCAGCGCGTCCAGCGTGCGGACGGTCTCCTTGACGTTGCGGCCCACGGACAGGTCATTCACCGTCACGTGACGGATGATGCCCTGGGGGTCCGCGATGAACGTGGCGCGCAGGGCCACGCCCTCCTCCTTGTGGAGGATGCCCAGCGCGGCGCTCAGCTCGCGCTTCACGTCCGCCAGCATGGGGAACGGCAGGTTCTTCAGGTCCGGGTGGTGCGTGCGCCACGCGTGGTGCACGAACTCGCTGTCGGTGCTCAGGCCGAGCACTTGCGCGTCGCGGTCCTGGAAGTCCTTGTTGTGCTTGCCGAACTCCGCGATCTCCGTCGGGCAGATGAACGTGAAGTCCTTGGGCCACGCGAAGAGCACCGTCCACTTGCCCTTGTACGTGTCGTTCGAGATCTCCTTGAACTCCTTGCCCTTCTCCAGGCTCACGGTGGCCTTGACCTTGAACTCGGGAAGCTTGTCGCCAACGGTCAGCATTACGACTCCTTGAGTGGGGGCCGGCCAGGAGGGACGGCCCAGCAGGTGTGATTGCGCT
It contains:
- a CDS encoding MFS transporter; the encoded protein is MRLPSSRLRLLCALYFVQGMPFGFQVNALPVYLRARGASLAAIGFLGLLASPWMAKALWAPLVDRYSSERIGRRKSWILPMQALLASACVCASLAVDVGSLPLLFGCIFLMNLFAATQDIAVDGFAVDTLEPEELGLGNAAQVVGYKLGMMTGGGLLVWASAHIGWSGLFLAMAGLCLAVFGWVAAFREPPPRSTGVPLGAKRTWREVRGEIVHALRMPGTGWLLLFVLTYKLGETMSDVIYKSFLVDSGYVPAQIGLLVGTWGIGASLIGSVAGGLLASRVPLLKAVAITGTLRLVPLAGRWLLAHSGVTDTNVIAVTLAEEFFGGALTTAMFAFMMSRVDPLIGATHYTLLASVETAGKGVAGFLGGWLADAHHGGWGYASVFMLGLGLSVGFLALLAPLRRSAPLAPTPAPTPQPRSSGAGTEF
- a CDS encoding SIMPL domain-containing protein (The SIMPL domain is named for its presence in mouse protein SIMPL (signalling molecule that associates with mouse pelle-like kinase). Bacterial member BP26, from Brucella, was shown to assemble into a channel-like structure, while YggE from E. coli has been associated with resistance to oxidative stress.), translated to MAESVPGAGLIVVTVSSEHELEADHVDAIVDVRATAFFTGGAALTNAKEVLALVRRLEELGVSKDAFSLEAVHAEMNEGLLTRSSSAVYTLRIRLDVLERVADVLAAFTGLKQATLRELRWGYARETEAREGWLEELARAALRQARRVADGLGTRLVGTSRFAEKVTVVQAPVAHGAYDSGAIKSRSYGGGRPDLGFTVAHRKRMSVEATVEFHTVPAAS
- a CDS encoding pyridoxal phosphate-dependent aminotransferase; translated protein: MSDDGTLHAFRSVPRTGVIYVTAEASRRGYKSGDPEWCNLGQGQPETGDLPGAPPRLHTVTVDVADQEYAPVAGLWEIREAIASLYNRLYRRGMPSQYSAENVCLSGGGRAALTRAAASLGSVNLGHFLPDYTAYEELLDVFKAFTAIPILLEGERGYAFTHEDLRREVQGRGLSALLFSNPCNPTGKLVQGEEMARWVGVAREQDCTLLIDEFYSHYIWTGRPGHLPVESAARYVEDVNRDPVVIFDGLTKNWRYPGWRMTWTIGPRQVIEAVSSAGSFLDGGGSRPLQRAAIPLLQEDAVVAETNAIHTVFREKRDRFHSRLERLGIRTDRAPDGTFYVWGNVSGLPAPLNDGMGFFRAALEKKIIAVPGEFFDVNPGKRRMRTSRFRNYVRLSFGPSQETLDKALARLEQMVMHYAEHPTKTP
- the dps gene encoding DNA starvation/stationary phase protection protein Dps → MSLYKSPSPLPEQARTALSQTLNERLADGLDLHSQIKVAHWNIKGPQFAALHPLFETFAVSLANHNDSIAERAVTLGGRAYGTSRHVAKASRLAEYPQETSRDLEHVKLLAERIEVYLAGLRESRKLAEGQLDTDTVDLFTGIITEFEKHAWFLRASLET
- a CDS encoding carboxymuconolactone decarboxylase family protein, whose amino-acid sequence is MASLEVVRGELADAHKDTRLNLSAVLEGGSLTPEQRWGVAVACAFAARNDRLKEALLEEAKKALTNPEPVIEDARAAASLMAMNNVYYRFRHMIGKESYSSKRAGLRMNRLAQVLTNKVDFELVCLAVSAINGCEMCMRAHEKVVLDGGLTEDHVHDAVRIAAVVHAAAVGLES
- a CDS encoding peroxiredoxin — protein: MLTVGDKLPEFKVKATVSLEKGKEFKEISNDTYKGKWTVLFAWPKDFTFICPTEIAEFGKHNKDFQDRDAQVLGLSTDSEFVHHAWRTHHPDLKNLPFPMLADVKRELSAALGILHKEEGVALRATFIADPQGIIRHVTVNDLSVGRNVKETVRTLDALQTDELCPCNWEKGQETLTQKMKAG